Proteins from a single region of Hypanus sabinus isolate sHypSab1 chromosome 26, sHypSab1.hap1, whole genome shotgun sequence:
- the dcaf11 gene encoding LOW QUALITY PROTEIN: DDB1- and CUL4-associated factor 11 (The sequence of the model RefSeq protein was modified relative to this genomic sequence to represent the inferred CDS: deleted 1 base in 1 codon) — MGSRSSSSGSGSSSGFGSVPAGDRRRHTDEQQDSNLAQVLAHLLRRGQVQLVNGGRATGLQLVQTYSDDDEDSDSAWDGCLGDRYHPPAPSPSPFSPDERRFCVFSLTVSSDGREVLGGANDGCLYVYDLEHNKRTLKIDSHEDDVNAVSFADLGSQILFSGGDDALCKVWDRRTLREDCPQPVGVLAGHRDGITFIDSKGDARFLVSNSKDQTIKLWDVRRFSPKEGLDASRQAVTQQNWDYRWQQVPKRAFKRHRLPGDTSLMTYRGHGVLHTLIRCRFSPAFTTGQRFIYSGCSTGNVVIYDVLTGKIVSKLSEHRACVRDVSWHPFEERIISTSWDGGVCQWDYQLSEYFADDLPDQVTSLHPRRRNLDTGKET; from the exons CTCGGAGCTCCAGCTCCGGTTCTGGCTCCAGCTCCGGTTTCGGCTCCGTCCCGGCGGGCGACAGAAGGCGACATACAGATGAGCAGCAGGACTCCAACCTGGCTCAGGTCCTGGCCCACCTCCTACGCAG GGGCCAGGTCCAGCTGGTGAAC GGGGGGAGAGCAACAGGTCTGCAGCTCGTGCAGACGTACTCGGACGATGATGAAGACAGTGACAGTGCCTGGGACGGATGCCTAGGAGACCGCTACCACCCCCCAG ctccctctccctcccccttcagccCGGACGAGCGGAGGTTCTGCGTGTTCTCGCTGACAGTGTCCTCAGACGGACGAGAGGTGCTGGGCGG AGCGAATGATGGCTGCCTGTACGTGTACGACCTGGAGCACAACAAACGGACATTGAAG ATCGACTCCCACGAGGATGACGTGAATGCAGTCTCCTTCGCGGACCTGGGCTCCCAGATCCTGTTCTCGGGGGGCGACGACGCCCTGTGCAAGGTGTGGGACCGGCGGACCCTGCGGGAGGACTGCCCCCAGCCCGTGGGGGTGCTGGCGGGCCACCGCGACGGGATCACCTTCATCGACAGCAAG GGGGATGCCCGCTTCCTCGTCTCCAACTCCAAGGACCAGACCATCAAGCTGTGGGACGTCCGCCGGTTCTCCCCGAAAGAGGGCCTCGACGCCTCGCGGCAGGCCGTCACCCAACAAAACTGGGACTACCGATGGCAGCAGGTGCCCAAGAGAG CCTTCAAGAGGCACCGCCTGCCTGGAGACACCTCGCTGATGACGTACAGGGGCCACGGTGTCTTACACACCCTGATCCGCTGTCGCTTCTCACCCGCCTTCACCACCGGCCAGCGGTTCATCTACAGCGGCTGTTCCACCGGCAATGTTGTCA TTTACGACGTCCTAACGGGAAAGATCGTGAGCAAACTGTCGGAACACCGGGCCTGTGTCCGTGACGTCAGCTGGCACCCGTTCGAGGAGAGGATCATCAGCACCTCg TGGGacggaggggtgtgtcagtgggacTACCAGCTCTCCGAGTACTTCGCCGATGATCTCCCGGATCAGGTGACCTCCCTACACCCCCGCCGCAGGAACCTGGACACTGGCAAGGAAACCTGA
- the LOC132381719 gene encoding fat storage-inducing transmembrane protein 1 — MWQGKWLARLWPLPGLTAAARVLDAALVVGTDHLANFLGHPWVLSHYHLWLAALVVFGPLLQFHISPRIIFANRNNYLYVRFVDSAWGWTLLLSAGFLLPFSVLSRERGQGAPSPRPLLRLGLASGLQLVCLRAFGLLRDASGSCLALAEGGLLLLPEAEAGAWGQAACLSQPGRQWRGYAVSTPCFLLSYSSLVLAEELAPFRAYLRVGRPAPAPVRVLFLLAAALLGLWSGLLVLSAALFHRYSEKLAGAGAAHLCWRLTYRLWYPRRWGPGPPGQELETRAGRGSEERCPESWGQDEWYPGVQRVSGDWSSGGERAPWHWGPSAGKGPGDRGPGGARMQGIWGPGSWSLGPGRDRAPGDWDPGSERIPCTWVPGKERVPEDRGLRGDWGLGPGYRQVGRRCVCGAVQSRWDPASETMCFRE; from the exons ATGTGGCAGGGCAAATGGCTGGCCCGGCTCTGGCCGCTCCCAGGGCTGACCGCGGCTGCCAGGGTGCTGGACGCGGCCCTGGTGGTGGGCACTGACCATCTGGCAAACTTCCTGGGGCACCCGTGGGTGCTGTCACACTACCACCTCTGGCTGGCCGCCCTGGTCGTCTTCGGGCCACTGCTGCAGTTCCACATCAGCCCCCGGATCATCTTTGCCAACAGGAACAACTACTTGTATGT CCGCTTCGTGGACTCAGCCTGGGGCTGGACGCTGCTGCTGTCGGCCGGTTTCTTGCTGCCGTTCTCCGTGCTGAGCCGGGAGAGGGGCCAGGGGGCTCCCTCCCCGCGGCCGCTGCTGCGCCTGGGCTTGGCCAGTGGCCTGCAGCTGGTCTGCCTGCGGGCTTTCGGTCTGCTGCGCGACGCCAGCGGCTCCTGCCTGGCTCTGGCCGAGGGCGGCCTGCTGCTGCTGCCGGAGGCCGAGGCCGGGGCCTGGGGCCAGGCCGCCTGCCTCTCCCAGCCGGGCCGGCAGTGGCGCGGCTACGCTGTCTCGACGCCCTGCTTCCTCCTGAGCTACAGCTCGTTGGTGCTGGCCGAGGAGCTGGCTCCGTTCCGGGCCTACCTGCGGGTGGGCCGCCCAGCACCGGCGCCCGTCCGGGTCCTCTTCCTGCTGGCCGCAGCACTGCTGGGCCTGTGGAGCGGCCTGCTGGTTCTCTCCGCCGCCCTCTTCCACCGCTACTCGGAGAAGCTGGCGGGCGCCGGGGCCGCTCACCTCTGCTGGCGGCTCACCTACCGGCTGTGGTACCCTCGGCGCTGGGGGCCGGGCCCTCCTGGGCAAGAGCTGGAGACCAGGGCAGGGAGGGGCTCAGAGGAGAGGTGCCCTGAGAGCTGGGGACAGGATGAGTGGTATCCCGGGGTACAGAGGGTCTCTGGGGACTGGAGTTCTGGAGGGGAGAGGGCCCCCTGGCACTGGGGGCCCAGTGCAGGGAAGGGCCCGGGTGATAGGGGTCCTGGAGGTGCACGGATGCAGGGGATCTGGGGGCCGGGGTCGTGGTCTTTGGGTCCAGGCAGGGACAGGGCCCCTGGGGACTGGGACCCTGGGTCTGAGAGGATCCCATGCACCTGGGTTCCCGGAAAGGAAAGGGTCCCAGAGGACCGTGGTCTCAGAGGGGACTGGGGCCTGGGGCCCGGATACCGACAGGTGGGCCGCAGGTGCGTCTGTGGGGCGGTGCAGAGCAGGTGGGATCCAGCCTCAGAGACCATGTGCTTtcgggagtga